A window of the Gemmatimonadota bacterium genome harbors these coding sequences:
- the larC gene encoding nickel pincer cofactor biosynthesis protein LarC, whose amino-acid sequence MARALVFDPFAGISGDMILGALVDLGLPAAWLGDYVASLGFPGVGVVVERVSRRGIACGGVRFELPHEHVHRHLKDVLEITEGSSAPARVKAQAAAVFRRLAEAEAQVHGVGVEKVHFHEVGALDAILDVLCTVAAIQELGFEHCFTRGVALGTGWIEMEHGRYPVPAPAALKLLEGLAVLETNLPGECTTPTGAALLATLTGGQAPPAEFVMLKSGFGAGTRDTEDRPNCLRLIACEIPDKPADQIFLLQADVDDLPPEYVPAAQEALLDAGALDTVSTTLAMKKGRPGLRLEALVQESRLEAVIAALFAATSTIGARYWPVKRSVLAREEEVVTWRGQRVRRKRVRLPGGGQRAKPEYEDILRAAEALGMAPYEARLAFDADAQVNTAPAGLPESSQSLNEEVHG is encoded by the coding sequence GTGGCGCGCGCCCTTGTGTTCGACCCGTTCGCCGGCATCAGCGGCGACATGATCCTGGGAGCGCTCGTAGACCTGGGGCTGCCAGCCGCCTGGCTCGGCGATTACGTCGCCTCACTCGGCTTCCCGGGCGTGGGCGTGGTGGTCGAGCGGGTGAGTCGGCGCGGAATCGCATGTGGGGGCGTCCGCTTCGAGTTGCCCCACGAGCACGTGCATCGGCACCTGAAGGACGTGCTGGAAATTACCGAGGGGAGCAGCGCACCGGCGAGAGTCAAGGCTCAGGCGGCGGCGGTGTTCCGTCGCCTGGCCGAGGCCGAAGCGCAGGTGCACGGCGTGGGCGTGGAGAAGGTACATTTCCACGAGGTCGGTGCGCTGGACGCGATTCTGGATGTCTTGTGCACGGTAGCCGCCATCCAGGAGCTAGGCTTCGAGCACTGCTTTACTCGTGGCGTTGCCCTGGGCACCGGCTGGATCGAGATGGAGCACGGCCGCTACCCCGTTCCGGCACCTGCGGCGCTGAAGCTGCTGGAGGGCCTGGCCGTGCTCGAAACGAATCTGCCAGGCGAGTGTACGACACCGACCGGCGCGGCACTGCTCGCCACGCTGACCGGCGGTCAGGCGCCGCCGGCAGAATTCGTGATGTTGAAGAGCGGGTTCGGCGCTGGCACGCGCGACACGGAGGACCGACCCAATTGCCTGCGCCTGATCGCGTGCGAGATCCCAGATAAGCCGGCCGACCAGATCTTCCTGCTGCAAGCGGACGTGGATGACCTCCCGCCCGAGTACGTGCCGGCCGCCCAGGAGGCGTTGCTCGATGCCGGGGCGCTGGACACCGTGAGTACAACCCTCGCAATGAAGAAGGGCCGGCCAGGGCTGCGCCTCGAGGCGCTGGTCCAGGAGAGCCGGCTCGAGGCCGTCATCGCGGCCCTGTTTGCTGCCACCTCGACCATCGGCGCACGCTACTGGCCCGTGAAGCGCAGTGTGCTGGCTCGGGAGGAGGAGGTCGTGACCTGGCGCGGGCAGCGCGTGCGGCGCAAGCGCGTGCGGCTGCCGGGCGGCGGCCAACGGGCAAAACCCGAGTACGAAGACATTCTCCGGGCAGCCGAAGCGCTCGGGATGGCCCCTTATGAAGCCAGGCTGGCCTTCGATGCCGACGCGCAGGTGAACACTGCACCGGCCGGCCTGCCCGAATCCAGCCAATCCCTGAACGAGGAGGTTCACGGATGA
- a CDS encoding tetratricopeptide repeat protein, with amino-acid sequence MNQPTGFVLALVVMATLLPGAAHGQKGKKPSNNMWTRSASLYLQRARENPRPEEKRALYQEALTAALESAANDASNPRGWFLAGSAYLKLGDYAGADSAFDRAESLYPEYTAETEVERHNAWVLAYNAGVTALQGGQLEDAVAQFRRADHIYQKRPEARMNLGAVQARAGNTDEAIASYRSALELLRSPERKGLNEKQEAEWRESEEIAAFNLAQLLAAAGRDEEAVQAYREFLAREPDNVPARANLGIVLARQGRKAEATEVYRELLARGDLGHVEYFNVGIGLFQAEQYEQSAEAFRKALALNPYSRDAVYNLAQALYARSLDAEEEVKSAAKGAAQKKKEGELSALYEELRQAGDRLIGIDPYNRNVLLLAARAYRGLADRAGDAGTADELRRKTLALLERHESMPFEVDDLKLTGEGTSFRMTGKLTNLKLAPGTPIKLRVTFLGKTGTPAGAQEVTVVAPAAENATDFELSFEAKEPVAGWKYEAAQ; translated from the coding sequence ATGAATCAGCCGACCGGCTTCGTTCTCGCACTAGTCGTGATGGCGACGCTGCTCCCCGGGGCGGCGCACGGCCAGAAGGGGAAGAAGCCCTCGAACAACATGTGGACGCGCAGCGCTTCCCTGTACCTGCAGCGCGCTCGCGAGAATCCCCGGCCGGAAGAGAAGCGGGCGCTGTACCAGGAAGCCCTGACGGCGGCGCTCGAATCCGCGGCAAACGATGCATCCAACCCACGGGGGTGGTTCCTGGCAGGCTCGGCCTACCTGAAGCTGGGCGACTACGCGGGCGCGGACTCGGCCTTCGACCGTGCGGAGTCGCTCTACCCCGAGTACACGGCAGAGACGGAGGTCGAGCGGCACAACGCCTGGGTGCTCGCCTACAACGCGGGGGTGACGGCGTTACAAGGTGGGCAGCTCGAGGACGCGGTCGCCCAGTTCCGCAGGGCGGACCACATCTACCAGAAGCGGCCCGAGGCGCGCATGAACCTGGGTGCGGTCCAGGCCCGCGCCGGCAACACGGATGAGGCGATCGCCTCCTACCGCAGCGCGCTCGAGCTCCTGCGCAGCCCGGAACGCAAGGGGCTGAACGAGAAGCAGGAGGCGGAGTGGCGCGAGAGTGAGGAAATCGCAGCTTTCAACCTGGCGCAGTTGCTCGCCGCGGCGGGGAGGGACGAGGAAGCGGTGCAAGCCTACCGGGAATTCCTGGCGCGGGAGCCGGACAACGTACCGGCCAGGGCGAACCTGGGCATCGTCCTGGCGCGCCAGGGCAGGAAGGCGGAGGCGACGGAGGTCTACCGCGAGCTGCTGGCGCGAGGCGACCTCGGGCACGTCGAGTACTTCAACGTTGGCATTGGTCTCTTCCAGGCGGAGCAATACGAGCAGTCAGCGGAGGCGTTCCGGAAAGCGTTGGCGCTCAACCCATACTCGCGGGACGCCGTCTACAACCTGGCCCAGGCGCTCTACGCCCGCTCGCTGGACGCGGAAGAGGAGGTGAAGTCCGCTGCGAAGGGCGCTGCGCAGAAGAAGAAGGAGGGCGAGCTGAGCGCGCTGTACGAAGAGCTGCGGCAGGCCGGGGACCGGCTCATTGGCATTGATCCGTACAACCGCAATGTGCTTCTGCTGGCGGCGCGCGCGTATCGCGGGCTGGCAGACCGCGCCGGTGATGCCGGGACGGCGGACGAGCTACGGCGGAAGACGCTGGCGTTGCTCGAGCGGCACGAGAGCATGCCCTTCGAGGTGGACGACCTCAAGCTCACCGGTGAGGGGACGTCCTTCCGCATGACGGGGAAGTTGACGAACCTGAAGCTCGCGCCGGGAACGCCGATCAAGCTGCGGGTAACGTTCCTGGGGAAGACCGGGACGCCGGCCGGCGCTCAGGAGGTGACGGTAGTGGCGCCGGCCGCCGAGAATGCGACGGATTTCGAGTTGAGCTTCGAGGCGAAGGAGCCGGTAGCCGGCTGGAAGTACGAAGCGGCGCAGTAG